The following are from one region of the Carnobacterium gallinarum DSM 4847 genome:
- a CDS encoding DUF1295 domain-containing protein: MDSTYVIVAGLLFLYFTILFGVAQLLENNSIVDLAWGPGFIIVAVSSYWLMPVKTMAATWVTVLVTIWGVRLFLHLAKRNIGKPEDYRYVNMRKRWGTHFARLKAYLNVFVLQGVLLYLVSLPIFLVNTSSVTAFYWWNYLGIIVWGVGIFFEVGGDYQLTVFKKHSLNHGKLLTTGLWSLTRHPNYFGEATSWWGIYLITLTYTGAIWGFFGPLIITLLLLYVSGVPLLEKKYKDRPDFIAYAQQTSKFIPWIGKKSL; this comes from the coding sequence ATGGATTCGACGTATGTTATTGTGGCTGGATTGTTATTTCTTTATTTTACAATTTTATTTGGAGTAGCCCAGCTGTTAGAAAATAATTCGATTGTTGATTTAGCATGGGGACCAGGATTTATTATTGTTGCGGTTAGTAGTTATTGGTTGATGCCAGTTAAGACAATGGCAGCCACTTGGGTAACGGTTCTAGTGACTATCTGGGGTGTAAGGTTGTTCTTACATTTAGCTAAGCGGAATATTGGCAAGCCTGAAGACTATCGTTATGTGAATATGCGTAAACGGTGGGGTACGCATTTTGCAAGATTAAAAGCGTACTTGAATGTTTTTGTGTTACAAGGAGTGCTGCTATATTTAGTATCCTTACCGATTTTTTTGGTCAATACGTCTAGCGTTACCGCTTTTTATTGGTGGAACTATCTCGGCATTATCGTATGGGGAGTTGGGATTTTCTTTGAAGTCGGTGGAGATTATCAATTAACTGTATTTAAAAAACATTCGCTAAATCATGGTAAATTATTAACAACAGGTTTATGGTCACTTACACGTCATCCCAATTATTTTGGTGAAGCGACTAGCTGGTGGGGGATTTATTTGATTACATTAACCTATACTGGTGCAATTTGGGGCTTTTTTGGACCATTAATCATTACCTTACTACTATTATATGTATCAGGTGTTCCGTTGTTAGAAAAGAAATACAAAGATCGACCCGATTTTATCGCCTATGCACAGCAAACATCCAAATTTATTCCTTGGATAGGAAAGAAAAGTTTATGA